A region of Apus apus isolate bApuApu2 chromosome 14, bApuApu2.pri.cur, whole genome shotgun sequence DNA encodes the following proteins:
- the PDPK1 gene encoding 3-phosphoinositide-dependent protein kinase 1 isoform X1, giving the protein MASTGPRLYDAVPIQPSVVLCSCSSPSMVRNQADSSTPSVISTCGSRQGSSMEATAAESRSSSNSLQQHTGQQPPQPRKKRPDDFKFGKILGEGSFSTVVLARELASSREYAIKILEKRHIIKENKVPYVTRERDVMSRLDHPFFVKLYFTFQDDEKLYFGLSYAKNGELLKYIRKIGSFDETCTRFYTAEIVSALEYLHGKGIIHRDLKPENILLNEDMHIQITDFGTAKVLSADSRQARANSFVGTAQYVSPELLTEKSACKSSDLWALGCIIYQLVAGLPPFRAGNEYLIFQKIIKLEYDFPEKFFPKAKDLVEKLLVLDATNRLGCEEMGGYGPLKAHPFFESIVWENLHLQTPPKLTAYLPAMSEDDEDCYGNYDNLLSQFGCMQVSGSASSHSMSAPETSTPQTSGGNIEQYIHDLDNNSFELDLQFSEDEKRLLLAKQAGGNPWHQFVENNLILKMGPVDKRKGLFARRRQLLLTEGPHLYYVDPVNKVLKGEIPWSLELRPEAKNFKTFFVHTPNRTYYLMDPSGNAHKWCKKIQEVWRHRYHQNAAK; this is encoded by the exons TATGATGCTGTTCCAATCCAGCCTAGCGTGGTGTTATGCTCCTGTTCATCCCCATCAATGGTGAGGAACCAAGCAGATTCCAGCACTCCATCTGTCATTTCCACCTGTGGCAGCAGACAGGGATCTAGCATGGAGGCCACTGCAGCTGAATCAAGGTCTAGCTCAAACTCCTTGCAACAACATACAGGgcagcagcccccgcagccTCGAAAGAAACGACCTGATGACTTCAAATTTGGGAAAATTCTGGGTGAAGGATCTTTTTCAACG GTTGTCTTGGCTCGAGAATTGGCAAGTTCCAGAGAATATGCCA ttaaaatactagaaaaacGTCAtatcataaaagaaaacaaggtgCCATATGTGACACGAGAGAGAGACGTCATGTCCCGCCTGGATCACCCTTTTTTTGTGAAACTCTACTTCACCTTTCAGGATGATGAAAAGCTAT ATTTTGGGCTTAGCTATGCCAAGAATGGAGAGCTGCTGAAATATATACGCAAAATTGGCTCATTTGATGAGACCTGTACTAGGTTTTATACTGCTGAAATTGTATCAGCCCTGGAGTACTTGCATGGGAAAGGAATAATTCACAG GGACCTTAAGCCAGAGAACATCTTGCTAAATGAAGATATGCACATTCAAATAACAGACTTTGGAACAGCAAAAGTATTATCTGCAGATAGTAGACAAG CACGGGCAAACTCATTTGTAGGGACAGCACAGTATGTTTCTCCAGAACTGCTGACAGAGAAATCTGCCTGTAAAAG CTCTGACCTCTGGGCTCTGGGATGTATAATATATCAGCTTGTAGCTGGATTGCCTCCATTTAGAGCTGG aAATGAATATCTTATATTCCAGAAGATAATAAAGTTGGAATATGACTTTCCAGAAAAATTTTTTCCCAAGGCAAAAGACCTGGTTGAAAAGCTATTG GTTCTAGATGCTACCAACAGATTAGGTTGTGAAGAAATGGGAGGATATGGACCTCTTAAGGCTCACCCCTTCTTTGAATCCATTGTGTGGGAAAACCTACATCTTCAGACACCACCGAAACTTACAGCATATTTACCTGCTATGTCAGAGGATGATGAAGACTGTTATGGAAAT TATGACAATCTCCTGAGTCAGTTTGGTTGCATGCAAGTTTCTGGTTCTGCCTCTTCCCATTCAATGTCTGCCCCAGAGACAAGTACACCccagacatcaggaggaaatatTGAACAGTATATTCATGATCTTGACAACAATTCCTTTGAGCTGGATTTACAGTTTTCTGAGGATGAAAAGAGGCTACTTCTGGCAAAACAGGCTGGTGGAAATCCTTG gcatCAGTTTGTAGAAAATAACTTAATACTAAAAATGGGTCCAGTGGATAAAAGAAAG GGTCTGTTCGCTCGTCGGCGCCAGTTACTGCTCACAGAGGGGCCCCACCTGTACTATGTGGATCCTGTCAACAAAGTTCTGAAAGGAGAAATCCCCTGGTCTTTAGAGTTGCGGCCAGAAGCCAagaattttaaaaccttttttgttCACACA CCAAACAGGACATATTACCTGATGGACCCGAGTGGGAATGCTCATAAATGGTGCAAAAAGATACAAGAAGTTTGGCGGCACAGATACCACCAGAATGCTGCTAAATAG
- the PDPK1 gene encoding 3-phosphoinositide-dependent protein kinase 1 isoform X3 gives MASTGPRLYDAVPIQPSVVLCSCSSPSMVRNQADSSTPSVISTCGSRQGSSMEATAAESRSSSNSLQQHTGQQPPQPRKKRPDDFKFGKILGEGSFSTVVLARELASSREYAIKILEKRHIIKENKVPYVTRERDVMSRLDHPFFVKLYFTFQDDEKLYFGLSYAKNGELLKYIRKIGSFDETCTRFYTAEIVSALEYLHGKGIIHRDLKPENILLNEDMHIQITDFGTAKVLSADSRQARANSFVGTAQYVSPELLTEKSACKSSDLWALGCIIYQLVAGLPPFRAGNEYLIFQKIIKLEYDFPEKFFPKAKDLVEKLLVLDATNRLGCEEMGGYGPLKAHPFFESIVWENLHLQTPPKLTAYLPAMSEDDEDCYGNYDNLLSQFGCMQVSGSASSHSMSAPETSTPQTSGGNIEQYIHDLDNNSFELDLQFSEDEKRLLLAKQAGGNPWHQFVENNLILKMGPVDKRKGLFARRRQLLLTEGPHLYYVDPVNKVLKGEIPWSLELRPEAKNFKTFFVHTGGL, from the exons TATGATGCTGTTCCAATCCAGCCTAGCGTGGTGTTATGCTCCTGTTCATCCCCATCAATGGTGAGGAACCAAGCAGATTCCAGCACTCCATCTGTCATTTCCACCTGTGGCAGCAGACAGGGATCTAGCATGGAGGCCACTGCAGCTGAATCAAGGTCTAGCTCAAACTCCTTGCAACAACATACAGGgcagcagcccccgcagccTCGAAAGAAACGACCTGATGACTTCAAATTTGGGAAAATTCTGGGTGAAGGATCTTTTTCAACG GTTGTCTTGGCTCGAGAATTGGCAAGTTCCAGAGAATATGCCA ttaaaatactagaaaaacGTCAtatcataaaagaaaacaaggtgCCATATGTGACACGAGAGAGAGACGTCATGTCCCGCCTGGATCACCCTTTTTTTGTGAAACTCTACTTCACCTTTCAGGATGATGAAAAGCTAT ATTTTGGGCTTAGCTATGCCAAGAATGGAGAGCTGCTGAAATATATACGCAAAATTGGCTCATTTGATGAGACCTGTACTAGGTTTTATACTGCTGAAATTGTATCAGCCCTGGAGTACTTGCATGGGAAAGGAATAATTCACAG GGACCTTAAGCCAGAGAACATCTTGCTAAATGAAGATATGCACATTCAAATAACAGACTTTGGAACAGCAAAAGTATTATCTGCAGATAGTAGACAAG CACGGGCAAACTCATTTGTAGGGACAGCACAGTATGTTTCTCCAGAACTGCTGACAGAGAAATCTGCCTGTAAAAG CTCTGACCTCTGGGCTCTGGGATGTATAATATATCAGCTTGTAGCTGGATTGCCTCCATTTAGAGCTGG aAATGAATATCTTATATTCCAGAAGATAATAAAGTTGGAATATGACTTTCCAGAAAAATTTTTTCCCAAGGCAAAAGACCTGGTTGAAAAGCTATTG GTTCTAGATGCTACCAACAGATTAGGTTGTGAAGAAATGGGAGGATATGGACCTCTTAAGGCTCACCCCTTCTTTGAATCCATTGTGTGGGAAAACCTACATCTTCAGACACCACCGAAACTTACAGCATATTTACCTGCTATGTCAGAGGATGATGAAGACTGTTATGGAAAT TATGACAATCTCCTGAGTCAGTTTGGTTGCATGCAAGTTTCTGGTTCTGCCTCTTCCCATTCAATGTCTGCCCCAGAGACAAGTACACCccagacatcaggaggaaatatTGAACAGTATATTCATGATCTTGACAACAATTCCTTTGAGCTGGATTTACAGTTTTCTGAGGATGAAAAGAGGCTACTTCTGGCAAAACAGGCTGGTGGAAATCCTTG gcatCAGTTTGTAGAAAATAACTTAATACTAAAAATGGGTCCAGTGGATAAAAGAAAG GGTCTGTTCGCTCGTCGGCGCCAGTTACTGCTCACAGAGGGGCCCCACCTGTACTATGTGGATCCTGTCAACAAAGTTCTGAAAGGAGAAATCCCCTGGTCTTTAGAGTTGCGGCCAGAAGCCAagaattttaaaaccttttttgttCACACA GGTGGACTTTAA
- the PDPK1 gene encoding 3-phosphoinositide-dependent protein kinase 1 isoform X2, producing the protein MVRNQADSSTPSVISTCGSRQGSSMEATAAESRSSSNSLQQHTGQQPPQPRKKRPDDFKFGKILGEGSFSTVVLARELASSREYAIKILEKRHIIKENKVPYVTRERDVMSRLDHPFFVKLYFTFQDDEKLYFGLSYAKNGELLKYIRKIGSFDETCTRFYTAEIVSALEYLHGKGIIHRDLKPENILLNEDMHIQITDFGTAKVLSADSRQARANSFVGTAQYVSPELLTEKSACKSSDLWALGCIIYQLVAGLPPFRAGNEYLIFQKIIKLEYDFPEKFFPKAKDLVEKLLVLDATNRLGCEEMGGYGPLKAHPFFESIVWENLHLQTPPKLTAYLPAMSEDDEDCYGNYDNLLSQFGCMQVSGSASSHSMSAPETSTPQTSGGNIEQYIHDLDNNSFELDLQFSEDEKRLLLAKQAGGNPWHQFVENNLILKMGPVDKRKGLFARRRQLLLTEGPHLYYVDPVNKVLKGEIPWSLELRPEAKNFKTFFVHTPNRTYYLMDPSGNAHKWCKKIQEVWRHRYHQNAAK; encoded by the exons ATGGTGAGGAACCAAGCAGATTCCAGCACTCCATCTGTCATTTCCACCTGTGGCAGCAGACAGGGATCTAGCATGGAGGCCACTGCAGCTGAATCAAGGTCTAGCTCAAACTCCTTGCAACAACATACAGGgcagcagcccccgcagccTCGAAAGAAACGACCTGATGACTTCAAATTTGGGAAAATTCTGGGTGAAGGATCTTTTTCAACG GTTGTCTTGGCTCGAGAATTGGCAAGTTCCAGAGAATATGCCA ttaaaatactagaaaaacGTCAtatcataaaagaaaacaaggtgCCATATGTGACACGAGAGAGAGACGTCATGTCCCGCCTGGATCACCCTTTTTTTGTGAAACTCTACTTCACCTTTCAGGATGATGAAAAGCTAT ATTTTGGGCTTAGCTATGCCAAGAATGGAGAGCTGCTGAAATATATACGCAAAATTGGCTCATTTGATGAGACCTGTACTAGGTTTTATACTGCTGAAATTGTATCAGCCCTGGAGTACTTGCATGGGAAAGGAATAATTCACAG GGACCTTAAGCCAGAGAACATCTTGCTAAATGAAGATATGCACATTCAAATAACAGACTTTGGAACAGCAAAAGTATTATCTGCAGATAGTAGACAAG CACGGGCAAACTCATTTGTAGGGACAGCACAGTATGTTTCTCCAGAACTGCTGACAGAGAAATCTGCCTGTAAAAG CTCTGACCTCTGGGCTCTGGGATGTATAATATATCAGCTTGTAGCTGGATTGCCTCCATTTAGAGCTGG aAATGAATATCTTATATTCCAGAAGATAATAAAGTTGGAATATGACTTTCCAGAAAAATTTTTTCCCAAGGCAAAAGACCTGGTTGAAAAGCTATTG GTTCTAGATGCTACCAACAGATTAGGTTGTGAAGAAATGGGAGGATATGGACCTCTTAAGGCTCACCCCTTCTTTGAATCCATTGTGTGGGAAAACCTACATCTTCAGACACCACCGAAACTTACAGCATATTTACCTGCTATGTCAGAGGATGATGAAGACTGTTATGGAAAT TATGACAATCTCCTGAGTCAGTTTGGTTGCATGCAAGTTTCTGGTTCTGCCTCTTCCCATTCAATGTCTGCCCCAGAGACAAGTACACCccagacatcaggaggaaatatTGAACAGTATATTCATGATCTTGACAACAATTCCTTTGAGCTGGATTTACAGTTTTCTGAGGATGAAAAGAGGCTACTTCTGGCAAAACAGGCTGGTGGAAATCCTTG gcatCAGTTTGTAGAAAATAACTTAATACTAAAAATGGGTCCAGTGGATAAAAGAAAG GGTCTGTTCGCTCGTCGGCGCCAGTTACTGCTCACAGAGGGGCCCCACCTGTACTATGTGGATCCTGTCAACAAAGTTCTGAAAGGAGAAATCCCCTGGTCTTTAGAGTTGCGGCCAGAAGCCAagaattttaaaaccttttttgttCACACA CCAAACAGGACATATTACCTGATGGACCCGAGTGGGAATGCTCATAAATGGTGCAAAAAGATACAAGAAGTTTGGCGGCACAGATACCACCAGAATGCTGCTAAATAG